The sequence below is a genomic window from Magnetococcales bacterium.
CCAACTGCCCGCAGCGCAACAACGAATATGAAGTGGCAGCCGAACTGACCGGTATCGCCGGAGTACCACACCATTTCATCCCGCGTCCGGTCCAGTATCTGAACAACCGCATTGATGATGCCGTTTATATCTCGGGGGGCATGACCAACCATACCGAAGCCCAGTTCGCCGGTTATGAGCAGGACATTCTGCCGGCTGCCCATGCCGTGTTTCTGGGGTTGGCCCTGGATATCATGTTTTGTGGGCACTACCTGCCCAAGGCCCCCTGGCGCATACTGGGAACGGAGAGTTGCGCTTTTCGTCTGCGCGGCATCGACCAGGATCTGGCCGGGCAGTTCATGAATTCGATCAGTTACCGCCTGAAAACTTCGGATCCCTGGAGCATCGTTCGCCCTGAACGGCAGCAGGAGTTGCGCGACAAACTGCGCCACAGTGTGGAAGAGAGATTGAAGCTGGGGCGTGGTTTTGGTGCGGAGGGGTACGATCAGTGGGAGTTCATGCACCTGCACAACTTTGCCCGCCACTACTCCTTCCAAATGGCTTTTTCCCTGCACAGCTACGTGGATTATCGCATTCCGGCCATGGAGAACGATCTTTACGATCTGTGTCTTGCCATGCCGGTGGATTACAAGGTCAACTGGCGGGCCTACCAGATGGCCATTCGGCAATTGAACCCGAAAATGATGCGGGTGCGCAACGCCAACCATAACCTGCCCGCCGACCTTTCGTTGTGGTATGCCACCGCCATGCGTTGGGGACGGGGTGCAGCCAATCGATTGTTTGGCCCGCGCTGGCGCAGTATGCCCCGAAACGATGATCGCTCCTGGCCTGCCGCCCGGGATTCGATCGACATGAATCCCAATATTCAAGACATGGTACGGGCGTTACCGGACTCGGAACCCCTGGCCGCCCTCGGCCTGTTTGAGATGGACCGGGTGCGTACCATGGTGGGTGAGCACATGACGGGACAACGGGACCATTGTGGTCTGCTGAACGGCCTCCTCACCATCAACCGGTTTCTGCTTGCCCCGGGATCATGAAAGTTTTGGTCGTCTCCAGCAAGTATCCACCGGAATACTCGGGTTCGGGCCATCGCGCCCACGCCACCTGGCAACGGTTGCGGCAGCGGTGGCCGGAGCTGACCTGGGAGGTGGTGTGCAATGCCGTAACCCAGGCCGGACGACGGCAGGAGGTGTTTGAGGGGGTGCCTGTCATGCGCCTGGCATCCCCCCTGTTTCAGCATGCGCACCGCATTCCCTGGAGCGGGCTGCGCCGGATCGTGCAGGCCTGTCAGATGTGGTGGGAGGGGGCGACGGCGCTTTGGGTTTTGCGGCAAAAAAAATGTGACGTGCTGCATGTGTTGGGTATCTCGCCGGCCACCACGGCTGCCGTGATGTGGTCCCGCTGGCGGCGCATCCCCTTGCTGCTGGAGCTGGTCAATGCCGGGGCGGCGCCGGACCTCAATTTTCCCGGCCTGCGGTGGTTTTGGCAGCCCGATCTGACCCGAGGCGCCGTGGTGGTGGCCATCTCCGAAGAGTTGGGTCGGGTGTGTGTCCAAAAAGGGTTGCGGGACAATGTCTGGATCCGGGCCAACCCGGTGGATGAAAAGGTGTTCTATCCTGACTTTGCCCAGCGGGGAACCCTGCGGCGTGCGTTGACCCCTTTCCAGGAGGGGGATCGCGTCATCACCTCGGTGGCCAAGTTTATTCCGCGCAAAAATCAAATCTTTCTTCTGGAGGTTTTAGCGCGTCTGCCTGACCGTTTCAAATTGATTCTGGTGGGTCCACTGGTGGAGAGTGGTCCGTTCCGAGAGCGGGATCTGGCTTGTTTCCAGAAAATCGAAGCGAGAGTGCGCGAGCTTGGTCTGACCAGCCGGGTGATGCTCAAGAGTGGCCATGTGTCTGCGGCCCCGTTCATGCGGCTTGCGGATCTCTACGCCTTGCCAGCGTGGGATGAGGGTTTGGGAACACCAATGCTGGAGGCGATGGCCTGCGGCGTGCCCGTCGTGGCCAACGCCGCCGAAGCGGCCTTCCGGGAGTGGATCCGGGAGGGTGAGAACGGCTCTCTGCGCCCCCTGGACCCGGCGGCCTGGGCCGAGGCCATTCTCCTGGTCGAGAGATTCACTCCCGAGCAGTGTATGCACATGGCCGATGCCATCCTGGCCAAGGCAACCACGGCAGTAATCGACCACGGCTACCGCTGTTTGCTCCAGGGTCTGACCTCCGTAGCCCCGGATCAGGTTCTCCCTGTTGACACCTGGCTTACCCATGCTCCTTGATCCGCTACCGGTCCGGGAGGAGGCCAGGCAACATGGAACGTGACTTCTTACGTATCGCCCTGCCCATCTCCTCCTTTTTGCCGAACACGGGTGGGGCCGAGGTGGGGTTGCACAACATAGCCTCCCGTTTGCAGCGGGATGGTCACCATCCGGTGGTTGTGGCTCCGGCGCCCCTCGTCCGGCAGTTGCGGCGCGAAGCGTGGCCATTGCCTTATGAAGTGGTCGCCTTTCCCCCCCGCATGGGAGGAGTTGTGAACCGCTGGCCCACAGCGGGATTATGGTTGCTGGATCATTTTTTTGCCCATTTGCACAGGCGACACCGCTTTGATGTGTGGCATGGAACGATCGGTTATCCCGTGGGCGTTGCCCTGATACACTTTGCCCGGAAGCACGGGAACATTCCCCATTTTGTCCGTTGTGCCGGGGAGGATATCCAGAAGGCTGCCGGGATCGGCTATGGGGCGCGGCTTGATCCACGGGTGGATACCCTGATGCGGCGCTGGTTGCCGCAGGCGCAGTTCCTGGTTGCCATCACCGACAGCGTGGTCGCCGAGTACCGCAGCCTGGGGGTGGGTGAAGAGCGGATCGTCTCCATTCCCAACGGTGTCGATCTGGAACGATTCCAGGGCCATGTCGATCGGGAAAAGGTGCGCAGCGGGCTGGGCGTTCCGGCCACGGACTGTCTCTTTCTGGCCGTGGGGAGAAATCATCCCAAAAAAAATTTTCCCGCCCTGATCCAGGCGGCGGCGCGGATGCGGCAGAACCATGTTGGCGGGTTTCGTCTGGTGATTGCCGGGGGTGGCGCCGACACCCTTTTGCCCCTGATACGTCAATTGGATGTTGAGCAGGAGTGCATCCTCTGGAAATCGGTCGAGAAACCAGGGCGTGGCGGCCTGCCTGGCCAGGCGTTGCAACTGCCTGCCGATGATCTGGTCGCCCTGTATCAATCAGCGGATGTGTTTGTTTTTCCCTCCCTGATCGAAACCTTTGGCATTGTTTTGGTGGAGGCCATGGCTGCCGGTTTGCCGGTCATCACGACAGATGCCCCGGGGTGCCGGGATATCATGCGCCAGGGGCGGGATGGCCTGCTCGTCCCACCCGGGGAAGATGCCCCGCTGGCCGAGGCCATGACGCACCTGTTGCAAAATCCCGCCGCTCGTGCGCAGTGGGCGGAACGGTCCCGGGAACGTGTTCAGCACTTCTCCTGGGACACGGTCGTAAAAAAATACGTTGACCTCTACCATCGGGCTGTTGCACAAACCAGGGCATGACCTCCATGATTCGTACCTTGCGCCGGTTGCGTCACGGACCTCTGAAACAGCTGGCACCGCTCTGGCGTCTTTCCGGAACCCTCTATCGTTGGTTGCAGGGACGGGTAGGGGCCCACCTGACCGTCTCCACCCGGATCGGTCCCTATGGCCCTTTCCGTCTCAACGGGCGTTTTGCCTTCAGCAATTTCGAGCAATGGGGAGACCGGCACAATGCCGGGTTCCAGGTGTGTGTCGAGGCGTGCCGGGGGCGGGGTTGTGTCCTGGATGTGGGGGCGCACATCGGTCTGGTCGCTTTGCCCATGGCGGCGGTTGTCGCCCCGGGGGGGAGGGTCTACGCTTTTGAACCGGCCACCGCCAACCGGGAATTTTTGCTGGGACATCTGACCGCCAACGGATTTGCGCATGTCGAGGTGATCCCCGATCTGGTCGGCGATGTCGAACGATCCGGGGTCCGTTTTCATGAAATGAACGCCGATGCCGGCATGAACTCGGTGGTGATCAAGACGAAGGATCGGGACGCCTACTCGGTCACGGAAAAAAATCAAATCACCCTCGATGGCTTTTGCCGCCGGCGCAACTTGCGGCCCGAGGTGATCAAGATCGATGTGGAGGGGTACGAACTGTTTGTCCTCCGGGGCGCCAGGGAGGTGCTGTCCCAGGTACGTCCGAAGCTTTTTCTGAGCATCCACCCCGGACAGATCCGCCTGCTGGACCAGACCCCGGAAGCCATCGTCGATTTGCTTCACGAGTTGGAATATGACATCTTGACCCCAGAAAGCCGTATGCCTGTCGGACGTTTGGAAATGAATGAATATTTGTTGCTTCCCAGGGAGGAAAACCGGCCATGATCTCCAACATTGCGACCGTCCTGCGCCATCGTGGTCCCGCCGGTCTGGCCCGGGTGGTCCTCAATGGCCTGCAAATTCTTGTGCAGGGTCGACTTCTGGGTGAACGATTCCTGGAAAAACCCATCTACAATTACCGCATGTTTCTGGATACCCAGGATCGGGGAATATCCCGCACCCTGCTCCTTTTTGGCTCCCGGGAGTTGGATCACAAGATCATCCTGGAGGAGGTTCTGAAACCAGGGATGACCGTTTTTGATATCGGTGCCAATATTGGTTACTATGTCTTAATGGAACAAGGATTGATCGGTCCCCAGGGGCGCATCGTGGCCATCGAGCCCTCTCCGGCCAATGCGGAACTTTTGAAAAAAAATCTGGCCCTGAATGGTTGCCCCCAAGTGACCCTTTTGGCCTGCGCGGTTTCCGACCGGCATGACCGGCAGACCTTTCACCTGGCGGCGCAATCGAACCTGAATACCTTCCACCCCGTTGGTTCGGGCACCACCCACCTGACCGGCAAAACCATCGACGTGGAGACCATCACCGTACCGGAGTTGTTACCCGAACATGGCGCCCCGGATTTGATCCGCATGGATGTGGAAGGCCATGAAGTGGAAGTGATCAACGGTCTGGTGGATGCCGTGGAGGCTGGCAAAATGGCCCCCATGATCGTCTTCGAGACCCACCTGACCCGGTACACACCGGATCACGATCTGGAAAAGCCCCTGCGGCGGCTTTTTGCCTGCGGTTATGGTGTCCCCATGGCAGCCTCATCCAGTGCAGCGGGAACAGCCAAGGTCGAAGCGCGTGGCTATCGGGGAGGAGAACCCATCCACACCGATTTTCTCACCCGGGTCATCTTTCGCGACATCAAACCCGACGACGCCATTGAATTCATCTGTCACTCCGGGGGTCTGCGCACGGTCCTTCTGCAAAAAATCACCGCCCCTTGAGCATACGGGTTCACATTCTGACCGAAGGGTGCGTGACCACCAACGGGCGAGGGTTTTTGTTTCCACTCCTTCGTTACCGGGCAGAGTTGCGGGAACGCGGCATCCGCTGGCGCATGTTTACGGCCATTGTCCCCGAGGTGTACGCCTGTGACGTGTTGATCGTCGAGAGCAAATTTTACCGTCTGGATTGGGAGAGACGTTCCCCGGCCATTCTGGAGGAGTTGGCCTCTTTTCAGCAGCGGATCAGGCGGGTGTTGTTCTTTGATACAGGTGACAACAGCGGTTGGATTGTGACCGATGTTTTGCCCTTTGTGCATCGCTACTGCAAAAATCAACTGCTCCGTGATCGGACGCGCTACCTGACCCCCATGTATGGCAATCGGCTTTATACCGATGACTACCATCGGCGGGACGGTATCGAGGATGCCCAACCCGTTCCTGCGACCGTTATTACCAACGCAGCCTGGCTCGAAAAATTGCGCCTCTCCTGGAATTCGGGCCTGGCAGACTACTCCCGCTGGGGGCATCGGCGCATGGATCTTTATCAGCGTCTGCCTCTGCGTTGGCTCCTACGTTCTCCAACACCGTTTCATCCCCCGGAAGCCCCACGTCCCCATGCCGTGGCCTGTCGGATCAACACCCACTATCGCAGCGCCGTTGTGGCCCA
It includes:
- a CDS encoding FkbM family methyltransferase, with product MTSMIRTLRRLRHGPLKQLAPLWRLSGTLYRWLQGRVGAHLTVSTRIGPYGPFRLNGRFAFSNFEQWGDRHNAGFQVCVEACRGRGCVLDVGAHIGLVALPMAAVVAPGGRVYAFEPATANREFLLGHLTANGFAHVEVIPDLVGDVERSGVRFHEMNADAGMNSVVIKTKDRDAYSVTEKNQITLDGFCRRRNLRPEVIKIDVEGYELFVLRGAREVLSQVRPKLFLSIHPGQIRLLDQTPEAIVDLLHELEYDILTPESRMPVGRLEMNEYLLLPREENRP
- a CDS encoding glycosyltransferase family 1 protein, whose amino-acid sequence is MSIRVHILTEGCVTTNGRGFLFPLLRYRAELRERGIRWRMFTAIVPEVYACDVLIVESKFYRLDWERRSPAILEELASFQQRIRRVLFFDTGDNSGWIVTDVLPFVHRYCKNQLLRDRTRYLTPMYGNRLYTDDYHRRDGIEDAQPVPATVITNAAWLEKLRLSWNSGLADYSRWGHRRMDLYQRLPLRWLLRSPTPFHPPEAPRPHAVACRINTHYRSAVVAHQRVLIDRLLSQYRGAGRLQRKQYLQEMAASRVVVSPFGWGEIAYRDYETFLCGAVLLKPDMSHMETWPDLYQNGLTMVAHRWDLTDLEACIATLLAEPERAVEVARQGQAYYRRHVEGAAAATLFCDHFGALLQEAML
- a CDS encoding glycosyltransferase family 4 protein; translation: MERDFLRIALPISSFLPNTGGAEVGLHNIASRLQRDGHHPVVVAPAPLVRQLRREAWPLPYEVVAFPPRMGGVVNRWPTAGLWLLDHFFAHLHRRHRFDVWHGTIGYPVGVALIHFARKHGNIPHFVRCAGEDIQKAAGIGYGARLDPRVDTLMRRWLPQAQFLVAITDSVVAEYRSLGVGEERIVSIPNGVDLERFQGHVDREKVRSGLGVPATDCLFLAVGRNHPKKNFPALIQAAARMRQNHVGGFRLVIAGGGADTLLPLIRQLDVEQECILWKSVEKPGRGGLPGQALQLPADDLVALYQSADVFVFPSLIETFGIVLVEAMAAGLPVITTDAPGCRDIMRQGRDGLLVPPGEDAPLAEAMTHLLQNPAARAQWAERSRERVQHFSWDTVVKKYVDLYHRAVAQTRA
- a CDS encoding FkbM family methyltransferase; this encodes MISNIATVLRHRGPAGLARVVLNGLQILVQGRLLGERFLEKPIYNYRMFLDTQDRGISRTLLLFGSRELDHKIILEEVLKPGMTVFDIGANIGYYVLMEQGLIGPQGRIVAIEPSPANAELLKKNLALNGCPQVTLLACAVSDRHDRQTFHLAAQSNLNTFHPVGSGTTHLTGKTIDVETITVPELLPEHGAPDLIRMDVEGHEVEVINGLVDAVEAGKMAPMIVFETHLTRYTPDHDLEKPLRRLFACGYGVPMAASSSAAGTAKVEARGYRGGEPIHTDFLTRVIFRDIKPDDAIEFICHSGGLRTVLLQKITAP
- a CDS encoding glycosyltransferase family 4 protein; translated protein: MKVLVVSSKYPPEYSGSGHRAHATWQRLRQRWPELTWEVVCNAVTQAGRRQEVFEGVPVMRLASPLFQHAHRIPWSGLRRIVQACQMWWEGATALWVLRQKKCDVLHVLGISPATTAAVMWSRWRRIPLLLELVNAGAAPDLNFPGLRWFWQPDLTRGAVVVAISEELGRVCVQKGLRDNVWIRANPVDEKVFYPDFAQRGTLRRALTPFQEGDRVITSVAKFIPRKNQIFLLEVLARLPDRFKLILVGPLVESGPFRERDLACFQKIEARVRELGLTSRVMLKSGHVSAAPFMRLADLYALPAWDEGLGTPMLEAMACGVPVVANAAEAAFREWIREGENGSLRPLDPAAWAEAILLVERFTPEQCMHMADAILAKATTAVIDHGYRCLLQGLTSVAPDQVLPVDTWLTHAP